In Miscanthus floridulus cultivar M001 chromosome 8, ASM1932011v1, whole genome shotgun sequence, the sequence GCTGCCACTACATCTTGGAAGCCCTGTGCAGAGCGACGCAGCAATGAGCCCTCAGGCGAGTATACCTTTCATGCTTCTTAAAGATAGCAATGTAGCATATATTGCTTCCCTACTTTATACATCAACCCGATCACTTTAAGGTCAGTAACTTACATTGTGCAAATTTCAATCTCCCAGAGCTTAGTGTTTATTGATCTGGTGCAAAAACTGAATTTCTATGTCTCAGGAACTCGCCCAATTGTTGTGTAGTTTCATGTTAAATGATAGATTTATGAGACAACACATCTAACATCTGTTTCCTTTCATGACTGGGTCCTGCTAAGTGATGATATCATAAATTTCTATATCATGCAGATGTTCCATCAGTGAATGAAACCTCTGGGTATATTTTTATCCATGCCGAGGGAGGACTAAACCAGCAACGCATAGCTGTATGTATGCACTTCTGTCCCTCAGCCTTGCTCACCTAGTTGTGTGTGAGTGCTAATTGCAATATACAAGCCTAGGTTTGCTTCTTTTCCTGTTAGCGTGGTTGCTGCTCATTGCTCAAGCATAACTTATAATAACCCTTCAATATAGGCTTGCTATTTCTTTTGATAATGTGTGTTTTCTGTGACCTGCTAAAGCTGGTTTCAGATGAAATCTCTGTTTTTAAATACAGAGTCTGGTTCTCCCTTAGCAGACCTTGCCAGTTTCTTGAGCTTGTCCATTAGCTTTCTAAATGGAATAGGGTTTTAGTCACTTCTCTCAAAAGGAAACAATTCGAATTTCAGTTATCTGTTGTTTTTGCAGATATGTAATGCTGTTGCAATTGCTAAAATAATGAGAGCAACACTTATTTTGCCTGTTCTGAAGCAGGACCAAATTTGGAAAGACCAGTCGTAAGTATTATTTCCTGTTACAGATTCTAATGTATACTTCTTGTCTATTTCCTCGCCGATATTTAATAGGTAATTGTATCATATAAAATCTTGTTAACTAAAACTTAAGCTTTCCATAAACTGAACATAACTTTTGACTAGAATGTTAAAAATGAACAGATCTGTCTTTCATCAAACCTGCAATCTTGCTTGGGTTGTCAAAACTAAGACGACTATTTTAGGTCTTACTTTCATTGAAACATTTGCTCCAAATATGTGTAATGGAATTTTGTTAGCTTAAAAGCCTTGTAACACCGAATGATTTTGCATACTATCATCTGATGATTGTATCTGTCATTCTATTACCGACTGACACATCAAAGTATGCTTCTAGAACTGGAAGTCAGTGCTTCATTTCTCATGTTCTCCTTTGATTGTAGTATTGTCCTGTCATATAATGTCCTTCGATGAGGAAATCTGCTATGATGCTTCAGTGCtttggtagtgaactagtgatTACTGGGACAACAAACAAAAAAATATGTGCTAGTTGATCGGACCAAATGCAGATCAATGTAATTTCACCTGAAAATCCATCACCGTTCTTATATAGTTTAATTTGTAGTTGATAAACAAACAAGAAAGGTAATAAACTATGTTAATTTTGGATGGAAATGCATCCAAACCACTTTACGGATTATACTGATGAGAATTAACAGATAATTGAATCATTTGGCATATTTGAACTAGTTCATATAGCCACAAAACTTGCAAGGACAGGAATTCCCAATATCACGCATATTTGGTATGAATGTTTCTTGGTCTCATACTGACCATCGTGTACTgaattaaattcccttgagcactTTCACATGATATCACCTTCTTAAATACACTATTTGCTTTCTGCCAGATTGTCTTGGTTCTTAGAACGTATATCTTCTCTGCAGGAAATTTGAAGACATCTTTGATGTTGatcattttataaattatttgaaGGATGATGTACGGATTATCCGAGATATCCCTGACTGGTTCACAGAGAAGGATGAGCTGTTTACCAGTATAAAGTAGGTGTTTTTTACTCTGTTTTAATTACCTGAAGCTTTCAGAAATTGATATTACAACATGCAAGATACTGTTGGCAATGAAGGATGTATTAATATTTGGGTACTTTATATCATCAGGAAAGTTTATGATTTTGCTGGTATTATCTCAATAGGGTGGGAAATTTAAAGAACCTTCATGTCCCTATATATGACATATATCTCAACTGCCCATGCATTCTTAGCTGTTGTTTTGAACCAGTCTTTCCTTGTTTTCTTTTCACCAAATAAAATCTCGATGAGTTATGACACAACTGTTTGGTTATATCATGACATATATGCCAATAATTTTTTTTGGTTATATACAGCTTATCCAACATTCTACTATATTAAGACAATTTTTTGTGAACTTCTTGTGAAATCAaagtgaagggcgggcctggtgcaagcggtagagtcttaccgcctgtgaccggaaggtcccgggttcgagtcgcggtctcctcgcattgcacaggcgagggtaaggcttgccactaacacccttccccagaccccgcacagagcgggagctctctgcactgggtacgcccttttttttcttGTGAAATCAAAGTGAAGACAAAAAGGTTCTGTTCAAATATCTTTTCTTCGCATTAGATGCTCTGCTGCCTTTATCTTATGTTCCCTGTTCTAAAAAATATGCTCTCTGCACTCATCCTTATATTACTGGAAATTTATTTATGTTTGACTGAATCAATATTTGCATGATATGTATTGAATTACGGGTCTGTAACAGGCGTACTGTGAAGAACATCCCAAAGTATGCTTCAGCACAGTTTTATattgataatgtacttccaaggaTCAAAGAGAAAAAGATAATGTCTATCAAGCCATTTGTCGACAGGTTGGGGTAAGTAAACTTTTGAGTGCAACATTTTGGTGTTTTTCCTGTTCATTTTAATTTTGTGATTCAGAACATCTGGTCGGCTAAATGCTGTGGTAAAGGGGGCattattcttttcttttgttctttgttCTGTGCAATGGCCATTCTTTTTGCATTGATATGCTCTCAATGGAACAATCTGAAGCTAATGTGAAACTTCAATGTTCAGGTATGATAATGTACCAATGGAGATTAACCGGCTAAGATGCAGAGTTAACTATCATGCATTAAAGTTCCTACCTGATATTGAGGAAATGGCCGATAAGCTTGCAGCAAGAATGAGGAACAGAACTGGCAACATAAATCCATACATGTACGTTATTAACTGTATATCCTTTTTGTTGGATGATATTGTGTACAGCTTGTATCTATCCAAGACATTATCCGACGCAGTTGAAGTTGACACCCTCCAAGTTTTGTTTCACAATCAAATATTGACATTTTTTTTCTTAATTAAAGGGCTCTTCACCTGAGATTTGAGAAGGGAATGGTGGGGCTTTCTTTCTGTGATTTTGCCGGCACACGGGAGGAGAAGGCGATGATGGCCGCTTACAGGCAGAAAGAATGGCCAAGGCGCTACAAGGTGACGTGAATCTGGACTAGATTTATCTGTTACATTGGACAGAGCAAGAAGACCCGGGAGAAATGAAGCACGGACATTATCATGCCATCCTAACGAATTTCTCTTTGTATCTGCATGCAGAATGGATCCCATCTGTGGCCACTGGCGCTGCAGAAGAGAAAAGAAGGCCGTTGCCCTCTTGAGCCCGGTGAGATTGCTGTGATCCTGCGAGCATTGGGGTACACGAGCGGAACGCAGATATACGTCGCGTCAGGGCAAGTGTACGGCGGCAAGAACCGGATGGCTCCCCTCAGGAACATGTTCCCCAACTTGGTAGGCAGGCTCAAATCCAAAGCTCAGTGGCAACACATTGTTTGCTTGAACTGAACCCATGAAACCAAATGGACACTCTATTGTAGCATCAAGCTGAAACCAGTAGGCCATTGCCGTGCATTTGCAGGTGACGAAGGAGGAGCTGGCGAGCGCGGAGGAGCTGGCGCCGTTCCGGCGGCACGTGACGAGCCTGGCGGCGCTGGACTTCCTGGTGTGCCTGCGGTCGGACGTGTTCGTGATGACGCACGGCGGCAACTTCGCCAAACTCATCATCGGCGCGCGCCGCTACGCGGGGCACCGCCTCAAGTCGGTGAAGCCCGACAAGGGCCTCATGTCCAAGTCCCTGGGCGACCCCGACATGGGCTGGGCCTCCTTCGTGGAGGACGTCGTCGTCATGCACCGCACGCGGACGGGCCTCCCCGAGCCCACCTTCCCCAGCTACGATCTCTGGGAGAACCCGCTCACGCCCTGCATGTGCAGGGCCTGAGAGGGCCCTCCCTGAGTCCTTGTCTTCTCGAGCCTTCTTCTTCCCCTAGGACTAGGAGTAGTCCGTAGTCACTCCCATCAGCATTTCAGCAAGTATACTTCCATTAATTAAGCACCTACGATTTCTATGTATTTGCTGGCCTAATCTATAGTTTCACATAGATCAATTCTTGCTGAAAATGTCTTGGACAAACCAGTGAATGAAGATAATATCAGTAACCTGCTTTTCCAAAACACCTTTTGGATTTACCAAACTGAGCCAAGAAATGACTCACCTGAGATTTGGCTGCCGACATGACGTGGGATACCGTGAACTCGCTAGTCGTGACGTTTCTTCCACGCGGCAGCTCCGCAGAGCCATGCCGCCTCTCTGCTCGCCACGTTCTCCTGCAACTCGACTCTCGAAGTACTCAAAAGCTATTAAGAACTGGATTGGTTCTCCAACAAGAACAGACGAGAGAAAGGAGAAGTAGCAGAGCAGCTAGAAAGGAGTGATCAGCAATGGCGCAGCTTAGAGCACCCGCCGACGAGCAGCGGCAGCAGGAGGCGCTGCACGGCGTCGCCGTCGGCGGGAACGAGAGCAGCAACAAGAAGCCCCGCGCGGGGCTCTGCGGCGTGCTCCGCGAGCGCAAGGTGGTGGAGCTGGCGCGCGCCAAGCGGCGGCTGGTGGAGGTCCCCTACACCGCGACGCTGGCGCACACGGCGAACGCGCTCCTGGCCGCGCGCGTCTCGGGCGTGGCCGTGGCCGCGCCGCCGGGCCACTGGATCGGCGCCGGCGGGTCCATGATCCTCGAGTCCGACCCGGCCACTGGCGCCGTCCGCAAGCACTACATCGGCATGGTGAACATGCTCGACATCCTCGCCCACATCGCCGAGGCCAGCGACGACGCCGAGGCCGACGGCAAGGGGGTCGACCTCGACCGCCGGATGGCCGTGCCGGTGTCCTCCGTCATCGGCCACTCCCTCGAGGGCCTCACTCTGTGGACGCTCCACCCGACCACCAGGTACGCCGGCCCATCTCCAGTTCACACACTTTTTTCCCCTCGCATCGTATGCAACGAACGACTGGTAGAATTCTGCGCGGTGTGCGACATGTTTGTTGCATGCGCCAGCGTGCTGGACTGCATGGAGACGTTCAGCAAGGGGGTGCACCGCGCGCTGGTGCCGCTGGAGAGCTCGGCGGACAACGTGGTGGCGGTGGAGCTGGTGGAGTCGGCGCCGGAGTACCGGATGCTCACCCAGATGGACGTGGTGAGGTTCCTCAGGGCGCACGGCGCGGAGCGCGGGGGCGTGCTGTCGCGCACCGTTCCGTTCGCGAGCTCGGCGCCGTGAACGACGCCGTGTTCGCGGTCGCCGGCGGCACCAAGGTAATCGACGCCATCAGGGCGATGCGGGCGGCGTCGCTAACCGCCGTGCCCGTCGTGGACGCCGCCGCCGTTGGTAGCGGTACGGAGACCCTTCAATACGTGAGTACCGCACGCACCTCCGATCCGAACATGCCGGCGACACCATTTCTTGCTGACTTGCTGAGTCTCCTGTCTGAAATGAAACTCCGTGTCGCCTGTTGTGCTGCTGCAGGGGAACGGGCAAAGGGCGATCGAGACGTTCTCGGCGACGGACCTGCGGGACTGCCCAGTGGCGCGGCTGCAGCCGTGGCTGGGGATCAGCGTGACGGAGTTCAAGAGGAAGGTGGCCGAGTACCGGGCGAGCAACAGGCCCGTGGTCCCCGGTGCCGACGCCACGGACACCGGCACCCCGGCCGACACCCTCGCGGCTGCCGCCGTCGCCACGGACGACGAgcagagcgagcagcagcaggagtCGGCGCTGGTGACGTGCTCCCCGGACAGCAACCTCGGCGAGGCGATCGAGGCGGCGGCGTCGAGTCACGTGCACCGGCTGTGGGTGGTCGACGAGGAAGGGCTCCTCTGCGGCGTCGTGTCGCTCACCGACATCCTCCGGGCGGTGCGTGAGGCCGCGCTCGGCGAAGACAGGGAGCTGAACAGCATCGTGTCGTGAGTCGTGGCACTGTCCTAAGACGAAGCTGGTAGCTGTGTCCGTAGTACGTGTCCGTCCGCCTGTCGTGTCGTGCTGCTGCAGAGGAGGGGGCAAAGGGCGATGGAGACAGGAGACGTGTTCGCGACGTCCGGCCGGCCGGCGAGCTTGTTTTGCCTTGTTGCTTGTTGGGCCCTTGTCTCCGATCCAGGCGTTGACAGGCCTTCATCGTCACGTCTCCGATCCAGGCGTtgagaggagaagaggaggaagaagatgacgtgTTACCAAAGGGGAGATGAAGTATACGTTTTCGTATACGCCTGTAGCTGAGCTCAGGTTGTGTCTATACGTATTTAGTGACATTTTTTTTGTGAAAAACGAAGTACAATGGTATACTTTAAAATAGATAAATAGTAATGTTGTTTCTTCTAACCACGAAAATTCCACTGCCGGTGTGTGTTTCCAGTGATAGACGATAGGCAGCCTGCTCGTTTTGACTGGATTGGCTTATAAGTTAtgggctgaaagtactgctgattgatttggtgtgagagaaaaataatgttgacTGACTAATAAGCTAAGCCAGATACGTGCAGTTATAGGCTGCCTCACGAGCCGAACAGGATCTATTGGTGTCATGGTGATGTGCCTGAAAAATGCCTCACGAGCCGCGACCTCGAAAGATGCAGGCGCTCGATCGAGCATGGGGGCGGTGCCTGTCGCGAGAAAACATCATAGAGAGAGACGTGATGATAGACGTGCATGGCATTATGGCAGAAGCAGATTGGCACAGGATCCCAGGACGTCGATGCAGATCACCGGCGACTCGTCTCCTTGTGGTGGCGCGCCGCCGATCGAATCGATCTAACTCGGGGCGTGACAGGGACGGCACGGCGGGTGAGTGCTGCCTCCGCACGCCAAGCCAACCTGGGGTGAGTGGCTTGGCTCATTGGCTGTGCTGGTCCACTCGTCTGTCGGCGTGGGGCCACCAGACACCGGCCCGGCCGGGGTATCGGATAGGGCCGAGAGGCGCGCGCATGGCTCCTCATTCATCATTTCCTTGGCTGGGGGCCGGAGGTCCTCCGGTCAACCGTTGCGCGCAGCCGTACGCCGTCGCTCTCTGCCTGAGTACcttcgtcctcgtccaccttcagATTCTAGTTCTCTTGGTGCCTTGGCCCAAAATCGCGCCAGTCAGACCCATCTCTGAACCCCGGCCAGCCCCTTGTTGTGCAGCCCCCCTCGTTCATGTACAGACGTGGCGGCCAGGGTCTGTTTTGTATGCCGCCCTAGCCAGCTCCCCATGCCTGGATAGATGGCCCATGTGTGTTGCCCGGCCAGGCGGCCAGGATCCGGTCCGCCGGCCCCGCGTCCCGCACCGCCGCACGCCAAACTGCCACCCGACGGGTGGGCGGGTGGTCCCTTTCCGGCTTTCCCGACCCGTTCTGCTCTGGCGGTCGAGTTTGGAGGGTAGCGCTGGACCGGATGGATAGATGACCCACCCAAAACCAAAAAGCCGAGCCCGAGAGCGAGAGGCGGCGACagagcgcgcgcgcgcgcccaCGTCCTTTTCCCCCGTCCGTGCCGGCCCCGCTGCCTGTCGTTTCCGGCCCGGGCCGACCGTTGCGCCGGCGGGCAGTCTGGCTTTTTGCTTCCAGCTTCTCCTGTCCTGTCCTGTCCTTCCAAATCCGGCTACACCAGGCAACAGCAGTTGTGCGGTCAGTCCGTTGCACCTGCAGCCTTGGGTTGGGTGGGGCCCACTTTCTGTTTTACACACCCTGGCCCTGCTACGCTGCTCCTACAGCCTGCAGTGTCGAGAGTCGCGATAGTTTTGCTCGATCAAGCAAAACAGTGGAAAGGAAACAAAATCCAGTCTTTTAAGACTGTTCGGCTGGGCCGAGTTGGTGATTTGTGAGAAGTACTACTGATCGATTTGtgtaaaaaaaaatactattttcacTGAAACACACTGTTTATGTGAACAATGCCTACGTGAGGGGCtggccagcaccagccagcccagccgaacgggaagactctagaagattcacgtggcgcaggcgcaggcgcaggtTCGCCGACTGCGGAGAGCATGTGAGCAGCGGCGTTCCTGCTGATCATCACGCGCCCGCCGTGGGTGTGTGTGTCCAGTGCCCTGGCACATCGCAGAGGCTCATTAACATCGTAGTACTAGTAACATGGTTGGGCATGTTTAGTTCCACCGAAATCTAAACTTTGTCATTATGTAAAAAGAAAATTCTCCGTCACATTAAACTTGTGGtatatacatggagtactaaatgttgacgaaatcaaaaactaattgcacagtttagttgtactttacgagacgaacgttttgaacctaattagtcaatgtttggacaatcaTTGCCAAacacaaacgaaatgctacagtactcTACAACAGTAAATTTGGCGGCGCTGCATTGggcgaactaaacatggccttggtTTTGTTAAGTGGTCCGTTTCGGTTCTCTTATAATtcatctttttatttattttttagttagaatagtatttttctctcgcaataaaTTAGTCAGAACATTACTCTAAACTTTTTTTTCAAGCAAAGCGAACGGAGCCGGTATGGTTAGGCAATCGAGTGCGTGGTACAGATATCACAGTACCTTGGATCGCGCGATTACTCCCACTCTGAGTACGCACTCATAAATCCTCTCGCACTGTGGAGTGGAGCTGTGGAGAGGCGTTTAAAGAGCGGTTGACATGTGGGCCCACTCTCCCTAGCCCACATGTGACGTGCCATCGAGTCCTTAGATCCTCTGCAGTCCCAGTCCTGCACAGGATATGAGTCCCTGATCTTTACATT encodes:
- the LOC136471144 gene encoding protein PECTIC ARABINOGALACTAN SYNTHESIS-RELATED-like; translation: MAELRHSTAARASNSPAKRDSDASAASSPFLASPSTRGSRGGGGGDDDGKDAHRSSPLLPHHHHKRVHLLTSPFRSLLALEDPRSAAASSSYRILLALLALLLAAGIFCAPLLWSRLNTPYLCHKEGIALHCPEAKEPPSLWENPHAATTSWKPCAERRSNEPSDVPSVNETSGYIFIHAEGGLNQQRIAICNAVAIAKIMRATLILPVLKQDQIWKDQSKFEDIFDVDHFINYLKDDVRIIRDIPDWFTEKDELFTSIKRTVKNIPKYASAQFYIDNVLPRIKEKKIMSIKPFVDRLGYDNVPMEINRLRCRVNYHALKFLPDIEEMADKLAARMRNRTGNINPYMALHLRFEKGMVGLSFCDFAGTREEKAMMAAYRQKEWPRRYKNGSHLWPLALQKRKEGRCPLEPGEIAVILRALGYTSGTQIYVASGQVYGGKNRMAPLRNMFPNLVTKEELASAEELAPFRRHVTSLAALDFLVCLRSDVFVMTHGGNFAKLIIGARRYAGHRLKSVKPDKGLMSKSLGDPDMGWASFVEDVVVMHRTRTGLPEPTFPSYDLWENPLTPCMCRA